The Maylandia zebra isolate NMK-2024a linkage group LG7, Mzebra_GT3a, whole genome shotgun sequence genome contains a region encoding:
- the tmem120b gene encoding transmembrane protein 120B: protein MSKPRFQAEWEEIDEEYQQLQETHKIYRQKLEELTSLQATCSNAISKQRKCLKDLRHSLTKCAQTCDEKELKLITDIKTQIKDKENVFFDMEAYLPKKNGLYLNLVLGNVNVTLLSNQAKFAYKDEYEKFKLYMTIILMFGAITCLFFLNCRVTDEIFNFLLVWYYCTLTIRESILINNGSRIKGWWVSHHYVSTFLSGVMLTWPEGAMYQMFRSQFLAFSIYQSFVQFLQYYYQSGCLYRLRALGERNQLDLTVEGFQSWMWRGLTFLLPFLFFGHFWQLYNSVTLFRLASHEDCKEWQVFMLALTFLVLFLGNFLTTVKVVHQKVQKNPEKVQKTD from the exons GAAACTCACAAAATATACAGACAAAAACTAGAAGAGCTCACCAGTCTTCAAGCAACTTGCAGCAACGCCATCAGTAAACAGAGGAAATGTCTGAAAGACTTGAGGCACAGTTTAACCAA GTGCGCACAGACATGTGACGAGAAAGAGCTGAAACTAATAACTGacatcaaaacacaaataaaagataaagaaaatgttttctttgacaTGGAAGCATATTTGCCAAAGAAAAATGG acTATACTTGAATTTGGTCCTGGGCAACGTGAATGTAACCCTTCTCAGCAACCAGGCAAA ATTTGCCTACAAAGACGAGTATGAGAAGTTCAAGCTTTACATGACAATAATCCTGATGTTCGGAGCAATAACCTGCCTCTTCTTTCTAAACTGTCG GGTCACTGATGAAATCTTCAACTTCTTGTTGGTGTGGTACTACTGCACATTGACCATAAGGGAAAGCATCCTCATAAACAACGGCTCCAG gatcAAAGGGTGGTGGGTGTCTCACCATTATGTCTCCACCTTCTTGTCAGGTGTTATGCTGACATG gcCAGAAGGAGCTATGTATCAGATGTTCAGGAGCCAGTTTCTTGCCTTCTCCATCTATCAAA GCTTTGTTCAGTTCCTTCAGTACTACTACCAGAGCGGCTGCTTATACAGGCTGCGAGCTTTGGGAGAGAGAAATCAGCTGGACCTCACAGTGG AGGGATTTCAATCTTGGATGTGGAGGGGACTCACGTTTCTTTTGCCTTTTCTATTTTTTGGCCAT TTTTGGCAGCTGTACAACTCTGTGACCTTGTTCCGCTTGGCAAGCCATGAGGATTGTAAGGAGTGGCAG gtATTCATGCTGGCTCTAACATTTCTCGTCCTGTTCCTGGGAAACTTTCTCACCACGGTAAAAGTCGTCCACCAAAAAGTTCAGAAAAACCCGGAGAAGGTCCAAAAAACTGACTGA
- the rhof gene encoding rho-related GTP-binding protein RhoF: MTQNGAGSGTTKKGDELKIVIVGDGGCGKTSLLMVYAKGDFPEKYAPSVFEKYTTTITLGGKEIKLNLYDTAGQDDYDRLRPLSYQEANLVLVCFDVTNPTSYENVLIKWYPEVKHFCRDTPVILIGCKTDLRKDKECARKLKAMNLAHVTYMQGEETRQHMNAELYLECSAKYQENVEDVFREATKRALAFNRKQRNNKRKKKCIIL; encoded by the exons ATGACACAAAACGGTGCCGGGAGCGGCACCACGAAAAAGGGAGATGAACTTAAAATTGTAATTGTGGGAGATGGAGGCTGCGGGAAAACATCTCTTCTGATGGTTTATGCCAAAGGTGATTTTCCAGAG AAGTATGCACCTTCAGTGTTCGAAAAATACACCACGACTATCACTCTCGGAGGAAAAGAGATAAAGCTCAACCTGTATGACACAGCCg GACAGGACGACTATGATCGACTGAGGCCACTTTCGTACCAAGAAGCTAATCTGGTTCTAGTCTGCTTTGATGTCACAAACCCAACCAGCTATGAGAACGTCCTGATAAAG TGGTACCCAGAGGTGAAGCACTTCTGTCGGGACACGCCAGTCATCCTGATTGGCTGCAAGACTGACCTCAGGAAGGACAAAGAGTGTGCCAGGAAGCTGAAGGCTATGAATCTGGCTCATGTCACTTACATGCAA GGTGAGGAGACTCGCCAGCACATGAACGCAGAGCTCTACCTCGAGTGCTCGGCGAAGTATCAGGAGAACGTGGAAGACGTTTTCAGAGAGGCAACGAAGAGGGCTTTGGCCTTCAACCGAAAACAGAGGAATaacaagaggaagaagaaatgtATCATTttgtga